The following are encoded together in the Candidatus Protochlamydia phocaeensis genome:
- a CDS encoding IS481 family transposase encodes MNHSDQHKIIKNKLGLLQLAHTLGNVSQACRVMGYSRDSFYRYKELYETGGELALQEISRKKPCLKNRIDEQIEKAVVDFAFEKPAFGPVRVANEIKKKGLCISSGGVRSIWLRHNLETFPKRLKALEAKVAEEGLILTEDQVKALERAKEEKEAHGEIETEHPGYLLAQDTYYVGTIKGIGRIYQQTVIDTYSKVAFAKVYDRKNALVAAEMLNDKVLPWFEEQKVRPLRILTDRGTEYCGKIEHHEYQLYLAIEDIDHTRTKAKSPQTNGICERFHQTIQNEFYAVSFRKKLYQNLEELQADVDKWMEEYNKERTHTGKYCFGRTPWQTFEESKHLAFEKMLDNTQPTADQAVS; translated from the coding sequence ATGAATCATAGCGATCAACATAAAATTATCAAGAATAAACTAGGTCTTTTGCAGCTTGCTCATACACTTGGTAATGTAAGCCAAGCTTGCAGAGTTATGGGCTATTCTCGAGATAGCTTTTATAGGTATAAAGAGCTTTACGAGACCGGTGGAGAACTGGCTCTGCAAGAAATAAGCCGCAAGAAACCCTGTCTAAAAAATCGAATAGATGAACAAATAGAAAAAGCAGTCGTTGATTTTGCTTTTGAAAAGCCCGCTTTTGGTCCAGTTCGAGTTGCAAATGAAATAAAGAAAAAGGGCTTATGCATCTCTTCTGGAGGCGTGCGTTCTATCTGGCTTAGGCATAATCTTGAAACGTTTCCTAAAAGGCTTAAAGCCTTGGAAGCCAAAGTTGCAGAAGAAGGGCTTATTCTAACGGAAGATCAAGTCAAAGCCTTAGAAAGAGCTAAGGAAGAAAAAGAAGCGCATGGAGAAATTGAAACTGAACATCCAGGATACTTACTGGCTCAAGACACTTATTATGTAGGAACAATTAAAGGAATCGGCAGAATTTATCAGCAGACTGTAATAGATACTTACAGCAAAGTAGCTTTTGCTAAAGTTTATGATCGAAAGAATGCGCTTGTCGCAGCAGAGATGCTCAATGATAAGGTGCTTCCTTGGTTTGAAGAACAAAAGGTTAGACCTCTTAGGATCTTAACGGACAGAGGAACAGAATATTGCGGAAAAATTGAACATCATGAGTATCAACTTTACTTAGCCATTGAAGACATCGATCACACAAGAACAAAAGCCAAATCTCCACAAACAAATGGAATCTGTGAAAGATTTCATCAAACCATTCAAAATGAATTTTATGCAGTATCTTTTAGGAAAAAGCTTTATCAGAATTTAGAGGAGCTACAGGCAGATGTCGATAAATGGATGGAAGAGTATAATAAGGAAAGAACCCATACAGGAAAATATTGCTTTGGTAGAACACCTTGGCAAACTTTTGAGGAATCTAAGCATCTTGCTTTTGAAAAGATGTTAGACAATACTCAACCAACAGCTGATCAAGCTGTCAGTTGA